A window of Pomacea canaliculata isolate SZHN2017 linkage group LG3, ASM307304v1, whole genome shotgun sequence contains these coding sequences:
- the LOC112559109 gene encoding uncharacterized protein LOC112559109 isoform X6 — protein MKIEDQDNTDVTFPEVENERMGGVPTPSPSTSNTTIVSSNTTEPFKGDNGGSVAVPVIIAILVIIVVGAIAAFVFYRIRRRRAADYEKKTKIQMSSTGNAGVYVDPTTTLAEGDKEKPAESPEHERLNKEED, from the exons ACAATACGGATGTAACCTTTCCAGAAGTTGAAAATGAGAGAATGG GTGGTGTACCAACGCCATCACCATCAACCAGCAATACTACAATAGTAAGCTCAAACACCACAGAACCCTTCAAAGGAGACAATGGAGGCTCAG ttGCTGTACCAGTCATTATTGCTATTCTGGTCATCATTGTTGTAGGTGCCATAGCTGCATTTGTCTTCTACCGCATTCGCAG gaGACGTGCTGCTGACTATGAGAAAAAGACCAAAATTCAGATGTCTTCGACCGGAAATGCAGGTGTCTATGTAGATCCAACAACTACGTTGGCAGAAGGTGACAAAGAGAAGCCAGCAGAAAGTCCTGAACATGAAAGACTGAATAAAGAAGAGGATTAA
- the LOC112559109 gene encoding uncharacterized protein LOC112559109 isoform X5, translating to MKIEDQDNTDVTFPEVENERMGMPKGGVPTPSPSTSNTTIVSSNTTEPFKGDNGGSVAVPVIIAILVIIVVGAIAAFVFYRIRRRRAADYEKKTKIQMSSTGNAGVYVDPTTTLAEGDKEKPAESPEHERLNKEED from the exons ACAATACGGATGTAACCTTTCCAGAAGTTGAAAATGAGAGAATGGGTATGcctaaag GTGGTGTACCAACGCCATCACCATCAACCAGCAATACTACAATAGTAAGCTCAAACACCACAGAACCCTTCAAAGGAGACAATGGAGGCTCAG ttGCTGTACCAGTCATTATTGCTATTCTGGTCATCATTGTTGTAGGTGCCATAGCTGCATTTGTCTTCTACCGCATTCGCAG gaGACGTGCTGCTGACTATGAGAAAAAGACCAAAATTCAGATGTCTTCGACCGGAAATGCAGGTGTCTATGTAGATCCAACAACTACGTTGGCAGAAGGTGACAAAGAGAAGCCAGCAGAAAGTCCTGAACATGAAAGACTGAATAAAGAAGAGGATTAA
- the LOC112559109 gene encoding uncharacterized protein LOC112559109 isoform X4, which yields MNLILKINNSARAITFFLDAQTMSKLIKNFRRIKGGVPTPSPSTSNTTIVSSNTTEPFKGDNGGSVAVPVIIAILVIIVVGAIAAFVFYRIRRRRAADYEKKTKIQMSSTGNAGVYVDPTTTLAEGDKEKPAESPEHERLNKEED from the exons ATGAATTTAATACTAAAGATTAATAATAGTGCAAGAGCAATAACATTCTTTCTGGATGCGCAGACTATGtctaaattaataaaaaattttcgGCGTATAAAAG GTGGTGTACCAACGCCATCACCATCAACCAGCAATACTACAATAGTAAGCTCAAACACCACAGAACCCTTCAAAGGAGACAATGGAGGCTCAG ttGCTGTACCAGTCATTATTGCTATTCTGGTCATCATTGTTGTAGGTGCCATAGCTGCATTTGTCTTCTACCGCATTCGCAG gaGACGTGCTGCTGACTATGAGAAAAAGACCAAAATTCAGATGTCTTCGACCGGAAATGCAGGTGTCTATGTAGATCCAACAACTACGTTGGCAGAAGGTGACAAAGAGAAGCCAGCAGAAAGTCCTGAACATGAAAGACTGAATAAAGAAGAGGATTAA